In Dolichospermum flos-aquae CCAP 1403/13F, the following proteins share a genomic window:
- the psb35 gene encoding photosystem II assembly protein Psb35, with translation MSYLLLQVPVLDTGNHFPLAFTLVYVVGFIAAVTIGSIAWYNSKRPPGWENKDRPNIIPKVEKD, from the coding sequence ATGAGTTATTTATTGCTCCAAGTCCCAGTGCTAGACACTGGAAATCACTTTCCCTTAGCGTTTACTTTGGTGTATGTGGTGGGTTTTATCGCTGCTGTCACCATCGGTTCAATTGCTTGGTACAACTCCAAACGTCCCCCCGGTTGGGAAAATAAAGATCGTCCCAACATTATCCCCAAGGTTGAAAAAGATTAG
- a CDS encoding 16S rRNA (cytosine(967)-C(5))-methyltransferase, protein MTNPRQVAFIALKEVHKGAYADVALDRVLQKFKLPDNNRRLMTELVYGSVRRQRTLDAIIEQLATKKIQQQPKDLRTILHLGFYQLRYQQRIPASAAVNTTVELAKENGFPGLTGFVNGLLRQYLRLAEKSSEPLNLPENPVERLGIFHSFPNWIIEVWLKELGFEETEKLANWMNQTPTIDLRVNILRSSLEEVQSAFESAGVLVKPIPHLPQALRLIGHNGAIQNLPGFNEGWWTVQDSSAQLVGHLLDPLPGNVVIDVCAAPGGKTTHIAELMGDKGKIWACDQTASRLRKLKENAHRLNLQSIEICAGDSRNLPQFYDSADCVLVDAPCSGLGTMHRHADARWRQTPDSVQKLSQLQKELLSHNAGFVKAGGVLVYATCTLHPAENEQVITEFLAANPHWQIEPHSFDLFNDTAPGWLKVWPHQQDMDGFFMVRLRKTQDSE, encoded by the coding sequence ATGACCAATCCCCGTCAAGTGGCTTTTATTGCTCTCAAAGAAGTTCATAAAGGAGCTTATGCTGATGTTGCTTTAGATAGAGTGCTACAAAAGTTTAAGTTACCCGACAATAATCGGCGGTTAATGACAGAATTAGTTTATGGGAGTGTGAGAAGACAACGCACCCTTGATGCTATCATTGAGCAACTTGCTACTAAGAAAATTCAGCAACAGCCAAAAGACCTCCGCACCATTTTACATTTGGGTTTTTACCAACTGCGTTATCAACAAAGAATTCCCGCTTCTGCGGCTGTAAATACTACTGTTGAATTAGCAAAGGAAAATGGTTTTCCTGGTTTAACTGGTTTTGTCAATGGTTTATTACGTCAATATCTCCGACTTGCAGAAAAATCCTCAGAACCGCTAAATTTACCGGAAAATCCGGTCGAAAGATTAGGTATTTTCCACAGTTTCCCTAATTGGATTATTGAAGTTTGGTTAAAAGAATTGGGTTTTGAAGAAACAGAAAAACTCGCTAATTGGATGAATCAAACCCCGACAATTGATTTACGGGTCAATATTCTTCGCAGTTCTTTAGAAGAGGTACAATCAGCTTTTGAATCTGCTGGTGTTTTAGTCAAACCCATTCCCCATTTACCCCAAGCTTTACGATTAATTGGTCATAACGGGGCAATTCAAAATCTACCTGGTTTTAATGAAGGTTGGTGGACTGTCCAAGATAGTAGCGCTCAATTAGTTGGTCATTTGCTTGACCCTCTGCCGGGGAATGTAGTGATTGATGTTTGTGCGGCACCAGGGGGAAAAACTACCCATATTGCCGAATTAATGGGAGATAAAGGCAAAATTTGGGCTTGTGATCAAACTGCTTCCCGGTTACGCAAATTAAAAGAAAATGCCCACCGTCTAAATTTACAATCTATCGAAATTTGTGCAGGAGATAGTCGCAACTTACCGCAATTCTACGATTCTGCTGACTGTGTATTAGTTGATGCTCCTTGCTCCGGTTTGGGAACTATGCATCGTCACGCTGATGCGCGTTGGCGACAAACACCAGATTCTGTGCAAAAACTTTCCCAACTCCAAAAAGAACTATTATCACATAATGCAGGTTTTGTCAAGGCTGGTGGTGTTTTAGTTTACGCAACTTGTACGCTGCATCCAGCGGAGAATGAACAGGTAATTACGGAGTTTTTAGCCGCAAATCCCCATTGGCAAATTGAACCTCACTCTTTTGATTTATTTAATGATACTGCTCCTGGTTGGTTAAAAGTCTGGCCTCATCAACAGGATATGGATGGTTTTTTCATGGTGCGTTTAAGAAAAACTCAGGATTCTGAGTGA
- a CDS encoding peptidylprolyl isomerase, with protein sequence MESSSFLTVNDQGIALAEVVKYLQISGKLGNFIGDVLRQHVIVQEINTRTDIEISSALIEQTIIDFRLKNQLTDPQKFQEWLISNSTDYTTFHTSITFSFQLEKLKALVTESKLPEYFIERKIYLDRVILSRILVDSRELAEELQTQIEEGSSFEQLAKEYSLADERVFNGMMGPISRGTIPDVLRAAVDATTPGKLINPIDIEGRFALFRLEQILPASLEDPQLQQSLKNELFEKWLGDKIQDLTVRIQVD encoded by the coding sequence ATGGAATCTTCATCTTTTTTGACTGTAAATGACCAAGGAATTGCCCTGGCTGAAGTAGTTAAATATCTACAAATATCGGGTAAACTGGGGAATTTTATTGGTGATGTCTTGCGTCAGCACGTAATTGTACAAGAAATTAATACCAGAACAGATATTGAAATTAGTTCGGCATTAATTGAACAGACAATTATTGATTTTCGCTTAAAGAATCAACTAACTGATCCCCAAAAATTTCAAGAATGGCTAATAAGTAATAGTACAGATTATACAACTTTTCATACATCTATTACCTTTAGCTTTCAATTAGAGAAACTCAAAGCATTAGTCACAGAATCAAAATTACCAGAATACTTTATTGAAAGGAAGATTTACTTAGATAGAGTCATCCTTTCACGGATTCTAGTTGATAGTCGGGAATTAGCCGAAGAACTACAAACTCAAATTGAAGAAGGAAGTAGTTTTGAACAACTAGCAAAAGAGTATTCATTAGCAGATGAACGAGTATTCAATGGCATGATGGGACCAATTAGTCGGGGAACTATACCAGATGTATTACGTGCGGCTGTAGACGCAACCACCCCAGGAAAATTGATCAATCCCATAGACATAGAAGGACGTTTTGCCTTATTTAGATTAGAACAAATTCTCCCAGCATCTTTAGAAGATCCTCAATTACAACAATCACTAAAAAATGAATTATTTGAGAAATGGCTAGGGGATAAAATTCAGGATCTTACAGTCAGAATTCAAGTAGATTAA
- a CDS encoding type I secretion system permease/ATPase — protein MLNNLPWNEPPLSWLNAEEQSELKQQAEIRNYKLGEKIWSQKLGGDAFDEGSYQFFIVTGKVRLREEEENKTVATLQTGDWFGNCQQIFADCKAIATSKEVVVVCWNSAVWKKFVNSQIDEFWTNSLEVEETEAILPVANSPISLPPSAPSPPIISNYPFVGSGNTGAACLTMVAQHLQNPVQLEWVQRQLRGQKPKNLIEAAEKVGLVLRKLQVSWSDLRQLTFPALLLWNQSNQEGKNNQLNWVVAYGIKGNYLIIANPQNPDYSCEQLPQSVVENCWNGTLWQAELISQQEKFNLAWFTPAVWKYRGLLGEVLIASFTLQLLGLASPLITQVIIDKVMVQESLATLDVMAIALLLVATFESILGMLRLFIFTHTARRLDLSLSAQLFRHLMRLPLAYFESRRVGDTVARVQELEQIRQFLTGTALTVILDSIFAVVYLGLMFYYNIPLTFVALAVLPLFATLTIVTTPILRNWLNETFNRSADSQSFLVETITGIHSVKAHAAEPIARERWEGLFARFIRTSFKASTTSNISSNIGDFLTNFSTLIILWVGAKLVIDHQLTIGQLIAFQMLSGRVTSPLLRLVQLWQNLQQVLLSVDRIGDILNAAPETEAGTGLVLPPLKGEVNFDQVFFRYNANTEPVLKGISFNVEPGQFVGIVGRSGSGKSTLSKIIQRLYQIESGRILIDGFDIKSADLASLRQQIGVVLQEDFLFNGSILENITLGNPDITSEQVVEAARLAVAHDFISQLPYGYENNVGERGTALSGGQRQRIALARLFLASAPILILDEATSALDSETEQQVLQNLKNVSSNRTVFLIAHRFAPLKRADLILVMEKGVIAERGTHLELLKQKGLYWSLYQRQQANI, from the coding sequence GTGTTAAACAATTTACCCTGGAATGAACCGCCGCTATCCTGGCTAAATGCTGAAGAACAAAGCGAATTAAAACAGCAAGCGGAAATTCGTAATTACAAACTTGGCGAAAAAATTTGGTCACAAAAATTAGGTGGTGATGCCTTTGATGAGGGAAGTTATCAGTTCTTCATTGTCACTGGTAAAGTCCGGTTACGAGAAGAAGAAGAAAATAAAACTGTAGCTACTTTACAAACAGGAGATTGGTTTGGTAACTGTCAACAAATATTTGCTGATTGTAAAGCTATCGCTACCAGCAAGGAAGTAGTAGTAGTGTGTTGGAATTCGGCTGTATGGAAAAAGTTTGTCAATTCTCAAATTGATGAATTTTGGACAAATTCACTAGAGGTAGAGGAAACAGAAGCCATTTTACCAGTTGCTAATTCTCCCATTTCTCTACCTCCTTCCGCACCTTCTCCACCGATAATTTCCAATTATCCCTTTGTGGGAAGTGGGAATACAGGTGCAGCTTGTTTAACAATGGTGGCACAACATTTACAAAATCCTGTGCAATTAGAATGGGTACAACGCCAACTGCGGGGACAAAAACCCAAAAACCTGATAGAAGCTGCGGAAAAAGTAGGGTTAGTGTTGCGGAAATTGCAGGTTAGTTGGAGTGATTTACGCCAATTAACTTTTCCCGCTTTGTTGTTGTGGAATCAAAGTAATCAGGAAGGTAAAAATAACCAATTAAATTGGGTAGTAGCCTATGGAATCAAAGGCAATTATTTAATTATTGCTAATCCCCAAAATCCTGATTATAGTTGTGAACAATTACCGCAATCTGTAGTAGAAAATTGTTGGAATGGGACATTATGGCAAGCTGAATTAATTTCCCAACAAGAGAAATTTAATTTAGCTTGGTTTACTCCCGCAGTTTGGAAATATCGGGGTTTGTTAGGTGAGGTTTTAATAGCTTCATTTACCTTGCAATTATTGGGATTAGCGTCACCATTAATTACTCAAGTCATCATTGATAAAGTGATGGTACAGGAGAGTTTAGCCACCTTAGATGTGATGGCGATCGCTCTCTTGCTAGTGGCGACATTTGAATCTATTCTGGGTATGCTGCGGCTATTCATATTTACCCACACAGCCCGGCGTTTAGATTTGAGTTTATCCGCCCAACTTTTTCGCCATTTAATGCGTTTACCTTTAGCTTATTTTGAGTCGCGGAGAGTGGGCGATACAGTCGCTAGAGTCCAGGAATTAGAACAAATTCGCCAATTTCTCACAGGTACAGCCTTAACCGTCATTCTTGACAGTATCTTTGCTGTAGTTTACCTGGGATTGATGTTTTATTACAACATTCCCCTGACATTTGTAGCCTTAGCCGTATTACCATTATTTGCGACTTTAACCATCGTCACGACACCAATTTTGCGAAATTGGCTAAATGAAACCTTTAACCGCAGTGCGGACAGTCAATCATTTTTAGTCGAGACAATCACCGGCATTCATTCAGTTAAAGCCCATGCAGCCGAACCAATAGCAAGAGAACGCTGGGAAGGTTTATTTGCCCGCTTTATTCGTACCAGTTTTAAAGCTTCCACCACATCCAATATTAGTAGTAATATTGGTGACTTTCTGACTAACTTTTCCACCTTAATCATCCTGTGGGTTGGGGCAAAATTAGTAATTGATCATCAACTAACAATTGGTCAATTAATCGCCTTCCAAATGTTATCAGGAAGAGTGACCAGCCCACTATTACGGCTAGTGCAGTTATGGCAAAATCTCCAACAAGTTCTATTATCAGTAGATAGAATTGGTGATATTCTCAACGCTGCCCCAGAAACAGAAGCAGGAACAGGATTAGTATTACCACCCCTCAAAGGTGAAGTCAACTTTGATCAAGTTTTCTTTCGCTATAATGCCAACACCGAACCAGTATTAAAAGGAATTTCCTTTAATGTTGAACCCGGACAATTTGTAGGCATTGTTGGCAGAAGTGGTTCAGGAAAAAGTACCCTTTCCAAAATTATTCAACGACTTTATCAAATTGAATCAGGACGGATTCTAATTGATGGATTTGATATCAAAAGTGCTGACTTAGCATCCTTACGACAACAAATAGGTGTAGTTCTCCAAGAAGACTTTTTATTTAATGGTTCAATCTTAGAAAACATCACATTAGGAAATCCAGATATTACCTCCGAACAAGTTGTCGAAGCGGCTAGATTAGCAGTAGCCCATGACTTCATTAGTCAACTACCTTACGGTTATGAAAACAACGTAGGAGAAAGAGGAACAGCATTATCTGGAGGACAAAGACAACGCATAGCATTAGCCAGATTATTTCTAGCGTCTGCACCAATTCTCATATTAGATGAAGCCACCAGTGCCTTAGATAGTGAAACCGAACAACAAGTATTACAAAACCTCAAAAATGTTTCCTCTAACCGCACAGTATTCTTAATTGCCCACCGTTTTGCCCCCCTCAAACGAGCCGATTTAATATTAGTCATGGAAAAAGGAGTAATAGCCGAACGAGGAACACATTTAGAACTCTTAAAACAAAAAGGTTTGTACTGGTCACTTTATCAAAGACAACAAGCGAATATTTAA
- a CDS encoding ROK family protein, protein MTLILALDFGGTKLAAATVKGGAKEWLYHESRFSPANGDALTDLEIMRSLIDSVLKGRKPDAIGVSFGGPVDATTGLVRLSHHVPGWENVPLKQILEEDYYTPVSIDNDANVAAVGEHRFGAGQGYDSLFYITISTGVGGGWILDGKLWRGALGMAGEIGHMVVDPRGPLCLCGKRGCVERLASGPYMAQNAREMLEKEPPSANGKVRGDVLRYLTGNDLNLLTGKVISTAAANGDEIAQEVLYRGAWALGVGIGNVANLMNPQRFVLGGGVTKAGDNFWTVVRKVARETALPEVNFEIVRALLGDDAPLWGAVALGLSVLD, encoded by the coding sequence ATGACATTAATTTTAGCTCTGGATTTTGGTGGCACAAAATTGGCAGCAGCAACAGTAAAGGGTGGTGCGAAGGAGTGGTTGTACCATGAATCACGGTTTTCACCCGCAAATGGTGATGCTTTGACTGATTTAGAAATTATGCGATCGCTCATTGATTCCGTGCTAAAAGGAAGGAAACCGGATGCCATTGGTGTCAGCTTCGGTGGTCCAGTAGATGCAACCACAGGCTTAGTCCGCTTATCTCATCACGTTCCTGGCTGGGAAAATGTTCCCCTCAAACAAATACTCGAAGAAGATTATTATACACCTGTCAGTATAGATAATGATGCTAACGTTGCTGCTGTTGGTGAACATCGCTTTGGGGCTGGACAAGGATATGATAGCCTATTTTATATTACCATTAGCACTGGTGTCGGTGGAGGGTGGATACTTGACGGCAAGCTTTGGCGGGGTGCATTAGGCATGGCGGGAGAAATTGGACACATGGTAGTAGATCCTAGAGGTCCCTTATGCTTATGTGGAAAACGGGGATGTGTAGAACGTTTAGCTTCGGGTCCCTACATGGCGCAAAATGCCCGGGAAATGCTGGAGAAAGAACCACCCAGTGCTAACGGCAAAGTCAGGGGAGACGTACTTAGGTATTTGACAGGTAATGATCTCAACTTACTTACAGGCAAAGTCATTAGTACCGCAGCAGCCAACGGAGATGAAATAGCACAAGAGGTATTATATCGGGGTGCTTGGGCGTTGGGAGTCGGTATTGGTAATGTAGCCAATTTGATGAATCCCCAACGGTTTGTTTTAGGTGGTGGTGTCACCAAAGCTGGGGATAATTTCTGGACTGTGGTGCGGAAAGTAGCTAGGGAAACCGCACTCCCAGAGGTGAATTTTGAGATTGTGCGGGCATTGTTGGGTGATGATGCACCTTTGTGGGGGGCTGTGGCTTTGGGTTTGAGTGTGTTAGATTAA
- a CDS encoding sucrase ferredoxin, with amino-acid sequence MNNFFCADHSREIQEDVIGSATNHQTYILVECPTPWVSEAFNSKWVPDNLRILVADVKRAKLSIHFLLIANDETHREEQTTLLIYQQEKGSSNGYRKQEFKLPNIEQVAGVVRKWLTGVSVDDEIASNTTRDILVCTHGSHDQCCAKYGNPFYFHAQNTIFDLQLNHLRIWRSSHFGGHRFAPTAIDFPQGRYYGVLDQDTFKSILTQTGNIECLNKVYRGWGILPNPLQILERELMLRLGWDWFNYKVTGKILEKSLDNQTILGELSFEQPSGTLYTYQAKLVKDDIKTQTLKGSCDASREVVCVKYAVSNLWLVAKKVATYS; translated from the coding sequence ATGAATAATTTTTTTTGCGCTGATCATTCACGAGAAATACAAGAAGATGTTATTGGTAGTGCTACCAACCACCAAACCTATATATTAGTAGAATGTCCTACCCCTTGGGTTTCTGAAGCCTTTAATTCTAAATGGGTTCCAGATAATTTACGGATTTTGGTTGCAGATGTTAAACGTGCTAAATTATCAATTCATTTTCTATTAATTGCTAATGATGAAACACACAGGGAAGAACAAACAACTTTATTAATTTATCAGCAAGAAAAGGGATCAAGTAACGGATACCGAAAACAAGAATTTAAATTACCAAATATTGAACAAGTAGCAGGAGTAGTCAGGAAATGGTTAACTGGAGTCAGTGTTGATGATGAAATAGCATCCAATACCACAAGAGATATATTAGTTTGTACCCATGGTAGCCATGATCAATGTTGTGCAAAATATGGCAATCCTTTTTACTTTCATGCTCAAAATACCATCTTTGATTTACAGTTAAATCATCTCAGAATTTGGAGATCAAGTCACTTTGGTGGACATAGATTTGCACCCACAGCCATAGATTTTCCCCAAGGCAGATATTACGGAGTTCTGGATCAAGATACCTTTAAATCAATTCTTACCCAAACTGGAAATATAGAATGTTTAAATAAAGTTTATCGCGGTTGGGGAATCTTACCAAATCCTTTGCAAATTTTGGAAAGAGAACTCATGCTGCGTTTAGGTTGGGATTGGTTTAACTATAAAGTCACAGGGAAAATTCTGGAGAAAAGCCTAGATAATCAGACAATTTTAGGTGAGTTAAGTTTTGAACAACCTTCTGGAACTCTCTATACTTACCAGGCCAAACTTGTAAAAGATGATATAAAAACACAAACCCTCAAAGGTTCTTGTGATGCTTCAAGAGAGGTAGTATGTGTGAAATATGCTGTATCTAATCTTTGGCTTGTAGCTAAAAAAGTAGCAACTTATAGCTAA
- a CDS encoding YtxH domain-containing protein — protein MSNNRSGIFIGGLMLGAAIGTLAGLLVAPRTGRETRKLVKKSANAIPELAEDITTSVQIQADRLSNSTLQNWDETVDRLRDAIAVGIDATQRESQNLNKKNTVDVSSTTNDTDPLTEKLERS, from the coding sequence ATGTCTAACAACCGTTCTGGAATCTTTATTGGTGGTTTGATGTTAGGAGCAGCTATTGGCACTTTAGCAGGTTTATTAGTTGCTCCCCGCACAGGACGGGAAACCCGTAAACTTGTGAAAAAATCTGCCAATGCTATCCCCGAATTAGCAGAAGATATCACGACCAGCGTGCAAATTCAGGCAGATCGTCTTTCTAATAGCACCCTGCAAAACTGGGATGAAACTGTAGACAGACTGCGGGATGCGATCGCAGTTGGCATAGACGCTACCCAGCGCGAAAGCCAAAATTTAAACAAAAAAAATACTGTTGATGTCAGCAGCACCACAAACGATACTGATCCTTTGACCGAAAAACTAGAACGTTCATAA
- a CDS encoding TPM domain-containing protein produces the protein MHLCFWRRILVSIAVFGFIGSIWAINSPSALAYENPDLLPSFVTPVVDLAKTLPDPQEEKLVKELEQFETDTGWKLRVLTQYDRTPGRAVIKYWGLDDKSILLVADARGGNILSFSVGDAVYEFLPRTFWIELQTRFGNLYFVREEGEDQAILQALNSVKGCLLKGGCNVVPGLPKEQWILTLVTSAVGGIICGFAAQPRGDKKILGWQWALIFSPLWGMLFIAFGIAPVITRTSDWLPVVRNISAFAIGALVAYLSPVFSQPSSNAES, from the coding sequence ATGCACCTGTGTTTTTGGCGACGAATTTTAGTATCAATTGCCGTATTTGGCTTTATTGGCTCAATTTGGGCAATTAATTCTCCATCTGCCCTAGCTTATGAAAATCCCGATTTGCTACCCAGCTTTGTCACCCCAGTAGTAGATTTAGCAAAAACTCTCCCTGACCCCCAAGAAGAAAAGCTAGTTAAAGAATTAGAGCAGTTTGAAACTGATACTGGTTGGAAATTGCGCGTTTTAACTCAATACGACCGCACTCCAGGGAGAGCAGTAATCAAATATTGGGGTTTAGATGATAAAAGCATTCTCCTAGTAGCAGATGCTCGTGGTGGTAACATCCTCAGCTTTAGTGTTGGTGATGCCGTTTATGAATTCTTACCCCGCACCTTCTGGATTGAACTACAAACCCGCTTTGGTAACTTATACTTTGTCCGTGAAGAAGGAGAAGATCAAGCCATTCTCCAGGCTCTAAATTCAGTGAAAGGTTGCTTACTCAAAGGCGGTTGTAACGTCGTTCCTGGACTCCCTAAAGAACAATGGATACTCACCCTTGTTACCTCTGCTGTTGGGGGGATTATTTGTGGTTTTGCTGCCCAACCGCGCGGTGACAAAAAGATACTTGGTTGGCAATGGGCGTTAATTTTCTCACCTTTATGGGGGATGTTATTTATTGCCTTCGGTATTGCTCCAGTTATTACCCGGACAAGCGATTGGTTGCCTGTGGTTCGCAATATTTCCGCTTTTGCCATTGGTGCTTTAGTAGCTTATTTATCCCCCGTGTTTAGTCAGCCTTCCTCTAACGCTGAATCCTGA
- a CDS encoding precorrin-8X methylmutase: MEWHVTDAQSLAIIDTEIGDHIFSPAEYEIVRRVVYATADLEYKSLIRFSEQALQAGAAALVARTTIVVDAPMVQAAIAHDIQNTFANPVYCSMEALTRPQKEKTLAAWGIETLARRYPEGIFVVGQAQTALTALVELIAAEEIRPALVIATPVGFVNLEPVKARLQESLVPYITIEGRKGNAVVAAAIVDGLVDLAWQAYGQDRTGGR; encoded by the coding sequence ATGGAATGGCACGTAACTGACGCTCAAAGTTTGGCAATTATTGATACTGAAATTGGTGATCATATTTTTTCACCAGCAGAGTATGAAATCGTCCGCCGCGTAGTTTATGCTACAGCAGATTTAGAGTATAAATCCTTAATCCGGTTTTCAGAACAAGCATTACAAGCTGGAGCAGCCGCCCTAGTAGCACGTACTACCATTGTCGTAGATGCACCAATGGTACAAGCAGCCATAGCCCATGATATTCAAAATACATTTGCTAATCCAGTGTATTGCAGTATGGAAGCACTAACACGACCCCAAAAAGAAAAAACCCTTGCTGCTTGGGGGATTGAAACCCTAGCTAGGCGTTATCCAGAGGGAATATTTGTAGTTGGTCAAGCACAAACAGCATTAACTGCACTGGTTGAATTAATTGCAGCCGAAGAAATTAGACCCGCTTTAGTCATTGCTACCCCCGTAGGTTTTGTCAATTTAGAACCAGTAAAAGCACGATTACAAGAATCTCTAGTTCCTTACATCACTATTGAAGGTCGCAAGGGTAACGCTGTCGTAGCTGCTGCCATTGTTGACGGCTTAGTGGATTTAGCTTGGCAAGCCTATGGACAAGATAGAACTGGAGGGAGATAA